One Thermomicrobiales bacterium genomic window, TGCCGACCTCGCGGAGGTGCGTCATCCGCGCGTGCAGCAGCGGGATCGTGTCGCAGCCGGAGTCGCCGGCCAGGATTTCGGAGACATCGGCCTCGGTGATCGTGCCGAGCAGGTCGCCGTCCCAGAGCGGGAAGCCGGATTCCACCGACCGGCGCAGCGCGACTGCCAGCGCGGCGTAGCCGTTGTAGGTCGTATCGTTGTGGGTCACCTGCCAGCGCGGTTTGCCACTGTTGGGGAACGACCAGAAGCAGAAGTTCAGCGCATCAACAACCAGGACGAGGTTGGCTAACCGGGCCGGGTCGGTCGAGGTCGGGTGCAGCAGACGATCCCAGTCGGCCTTCGGCATCGGCATCTCGCCAAGAAGCGTCGCGACGCGCTCGATCTGCAGCGGGTCGATCTGGACGAGTGGCGACGACTGGACAATCGGGCGTGTACTCTCCAGCACACGAAGCGGATCACGCGAGAGATCGAGGTCCAGTGGGATGGTCATCCGTGTCCTCCTCTCTGGTGAGACTGAGCATACGGGCTTGAGACGTGCGAGGGAAGAGCTTGCGGTGTTCCATGCTATTCTCGTCGCGCGGATGACGCGCCGATGAAGGAGGAGCCGGGATGAGAGCAGTCGTCGTCGCACCGCAGCCACGCGCAGCCGAGGCTGGGGCAGCCGTGCTCCGCGCAGGTGGCAACGCCTTCGATGCTGCGGTCGCTGCCGGATTCATGCAAATGGCGACCGACCCGCTGATGTGCGGCATCGGCGGCATGGGTGTCGCCCACGTCTACCTCGCCGCGACTGGCGAAACCGTGGTGCTCGATTTTCTGCACCGCGCCGGATCAGGCTACATCCCCAACCGCTGGGAGGGCCGCGTGCGCGAGACGCCCACCGGCAAGCGCTACGTCGAGGGCTTCCCGGAGCAGATGGGCTATCAGACGATCATGCAGCCGGGCACCGTCGCCGGCTTCGGCGCGCTCCACGAGCGCTGGGGCAGCAGGCCGTGGGCGGAGCTGCTGCAGCCAGCCATCGAGACGCTGCGTCAGGGCTACCCGGTCGATGAATACATCGCCGACTTCCTCGACGAGCGCCACCAGTACGGCTCCAGCCCGGCCAGCCCGCCGCTGGATGACTTCCTGCGCGCCACCGAGGGCATGGCGCAGCTCTGGCTGAGCGACGACGGTCGACCGCTGCGGGTGGGCGACCACTGGGTGAACCCTGATTACGCCCGTACGCTGGAACGCCTCGCTGCCGACGGTGCCGATTCGTTCTATCGCGGCGAGCTGGCGCACGAGATCGCCGCCGACCTGGCCGCCAACGACGCGCTGGTCACCGCCGAGGATCTGGCCAACTACCGCGTCCGCGAGCGCACTTCGCTTGTCGGCAGCTACCGCGACCTGGCCATCGCCTGTGCGCCGACCCCCTGCGGCGGCACGACCGTGCTGCAGATCCTGGCGCTGCTGGAACGCTTCGACCTCGCGGCGTTGCAGCATGGCGGTGCCGATCATCTGCATGCACTCATCTCGGCAATGCAGCTGGCGTTTGCCGATCGCAGCGAGCGTCTCGGCGACCCGGACTTCGTGCCCGACCCGACCGCCGAGCTGCTGAGCGAGCCGCACATCACCGCCCTGCACGACCGCATCGTGCGCGGCGATCTGGTGTCTGCTCCGGCGGACGATGTCCCCGGCACGACGCACATGACAGTCGCTGATGCTGATGGCAACATCGTCGCCGTCACCCACACGCTCGGCCACGGCTCGGGTGTCATCGCGCCGGACATGGGCTTCCAGTACAACGGCGGTGGTGGGTTCGACCTGCGCCCGGATCAGCCTAACTCGGCCGCGCCCGGTAAGGTGCGCCTCTCCGGCATGTGCCCGACGATCGTGCTGCGCGACGGCACGCCGCTCATGGCGCTCGGCAGCCCCGGTAGCAACGCCATCATCAACGCGATCGTGCAGGTCATTAGCAACAGCGTCGATTTCGGCATGTCGCCGCTGGAGGCCGTCTCCGTCCCGCGTGTCCACGCCGAGGGACCGTCGGCGATGCTCGAAACACGCACGCCGCTGGCGACCGCCCAGGCGCTGACCGAGCGCGGCCACGAGATCACCTACCGCCCGTTCGCCTACGACACCTTGCAGGGACGCATCCAGCTCGTCGCCCGCACCGCAGACGACCAGTGGCACGGCGCGTCCGACCCGCGACGCCAGGGTGGCGTCGCTGCCTATGCCTGAGCAGAAAGGCTCATCAATGGCTGACGTACAGCTCGATACGACCACAGAGCGCGGCCGCCACGTCGCCGCGCGCTTGCGCGAGGACATCGTCGGCTGGCTGACGACCGTCCGCCCCAGCGGCCAGCCGGATAGCGTGCCGGTCTGGTTCCTCTGGGATGGCGCGACGATCGTGATCTACAGCCGCCCGAACCAGGTCAAGCTGCGCAACATCGCCAGCAACCCGCACGTGTCGTTCACCATCGATGACACCAGAGGCGGCGGCGATGTCATCCGCATCGAAGGCACCGCAGCCGTCGATCCCGCCCACCCGCAGTCCAACGCCAACGACGCCTACCAGGCGAAATACGCCCAACACATCGTCGACATCGGCTACACCGCCCCCGAATTCGCCGTCGCCTACAGCGAAGCGTTCGTGATCACGCCGACGCGGTATCGGACGTAGAGGACGCCCGCCAAAGGACACCCCCTCTCCCAACGTGGGGAGAGGGGGCGAGGGGGGTGAGGTGGAGTGAACCCCAAATAGCGAACCACGATCAAAGAGAGGTTACGGTCGTTGCGTTGGTCACCTGAACTCAGCAGGCGACCGATAGCCGAGGCTGGAGTGCAACCGCTTGTGGTTGTACACGTCCTCGATGAAGTGGTCCAGGATTGGCCGCAGCCTCCTCGATCGACTGGTACGTTGCGTTCACCTCCTCGTCTTGAGTTGCCCAGCTGGCTCTCAGCCCTGGCATTCTCGTACGGGTTGCCACGACCTGTCATGCTGATCGCGAGACTCCGCCTCCTCCAACCGCGCCACACATAGGCTGTGCTGGCATACTGCACGCCCTGATCCGAATGATGGATCAGTCCTGGCGCGGGCTGCCGCGTCTGGAGTGCCTGCTCCAGGGCATCCAGTGCCAACGCGGTGTCGATCGTGCGTGAGAGCGCCCAGCCAATACAGCGCCGTGAATAGCTATCGATGATGGCGGCCAGACAAAGCCTGCTGGCAATCGGATGTAGGTGATGTCTGATTGCCAGACCTGATTGGGTCGCACAATGTCAAGATCCCGGATCCGGTTCGCATCGCCGCAGTGCATGGGTCGCATCCGTCGTCACGACGAAGTGCCGTTTGAGCTGACACAACAAGGATTCTGCGCGCACCACCCGTAAGATCGCGCTGTGATTGATCGTCCAACCATCACGCTGGAGCTGCTTGCGGACAACGGCGATAGCCATAGCCGGGGAAGGCCAGGATGATGGTCTCGATCGCCGCCCGAGCGCCACAGTCTGGCTGTCTGGCTCGGTCGGCTGCGTGTAATACCAGGTGCGTCCGACACCGAAGAGCGCGCACAGCTGACGATCGAGAGTTGTGGGTGGTTGTCTGCGCAGCGCTGATCATGGCGTGTCGTTCCGCGAGCGAGCGCTGGCGAGCCCCTTTAGCACCCGGTTCCTCCAGCGCCAGTTGCTCCACAGGAACTGCTCCAGCTCGGCGATGCGCCGCTCCAGCGTGGCTGAACCCGTCTGCTCCTGCGGGGAGAAGGCGGCCTCACCGCGTGCGGCATACTCCCGTCGCCAGCGCCAGACCAGGCCGTCACTCAGGTTGTGTTCCCGGCAGACCTGGTGCTGGACGCTTCTCGCCATCCCCGGATCTGGCGCACCACCTGCAGCTTGAACTCCCGGCTATGAACCTGTCCATTCGCCATCGTCTCATCCTTCCTGCGCTGGCCGTCAGTCTACGACCAGCAGCTGAAGTTCTCTTTGGGGGGGGGGGGGGGGGGGGGGGGGGGGGGGGGGCGCGGGGCGGGGGGCGCGCCCCCCCCCCCCCGGGGGGGGGGGGGGGGGGGGGGGGGCGCCCCCCCGCCTACGCCAGCGCCGTCACCGT contains:
- a CDS encoding TIGR03667 family PPOX class F420-dependent oxidoreductase, which codes for MADVQLDTTTERGRHVAARLREDIVGWLTTVRPSGQPDSVPVWFLWDGATIVIYSRPNQVKLRNIASNPHVSFTIDDTRGGGDVIRIEGTAAVDPAHPQSNANDAYQAKYAQHIVDIGYTAPEFAVAYSEAFVITPTRYRT
- the ggt gene encoding gamma-glutamyltransferase, which codes for MRAVVVAPQPRAAEAGAAVLRAGGNAFDAAVAAGFMQMATDPLMCGIGGMGVAHVYLAATGETVVLDFLHRAGSGYIPNRWEGRVRETPTGKRYVEGFPEQMGYQTIMQPGTVAGFGALHERWGSRPWAELLQPAIETLRQGYPVDEYIADFLDERHQYGSSPASPPLDDFLRATEGMAQLWLSDDGRPLRVGDHWVNPDYARTLERLAADGADSFYRGELAHEIAADLAANDALVTAEDLANYRVRERTSLVGSYRDLAIACAPTPCGGTTVLQILALLERFDLAALQHGGADHLHALISAMQLAFADRSERLGDPDFVPDPTAELLSEPHITALHDRIVRGDLVSAPADDVPGTTHMTVADADGNIVAVTHTLGHGSGVIAPDMGFQYNGGGGFDLRPDQPNSAAPGKVRLSGMCPTIVLRDGTPLMALGSPGSNAIINAIVQVISNSVDFGMSPLEAVSVPRVHAEGPSAMLETRTPLATAQALTERGHEITYRPFAYDTLQGRIQLVARTADDQWHGASDPRRQGGVAAYA
- a CDS encoding transposase, producing the protein MARSVQHQVCREHNLSDGLVWRWRREYAARGEAAFSPQEQTGSATLERRIAELEQFLWSNWRWRNRVLKGLASARSRNDTP